The DNA sequence GGACGAGTACCGCATCCTGGAAGTGGGTGGCGTGCGGGGCACGGCCTACCGGAGTCTCTACCTGGATACGCCTGACCTGCGCCACTACCGCGACCACCACAACAGCCGCACGCTGCGGAGCAAGGTGCGCTTCCGCGAATACGTGGGCAGCGGACTGGTCTACCTGGAGGTGAAACGCAAGACCGGGCGCGGACGCACGGACAAGGTGCGCATGCTGGTGAAGTCCATCCCCGATACCCTGAGCCCGGAACAAGCCAGTTTCGTGGCTAGTGCCAACGGTGGCCAGGAAGTGCTGGTGCCCTCGCTGTGGAACCACTTCACGCGCTACACCTTCGTGCACAAGCGGCTGCCGGAGCGCCTCACCATGGACCTGGACCTGCGCTTCTCAGGCCCGGATGGCGAAAGTCCACTGGGCGGCATCGTCGTGGCCGAATTGAAGCAGGAGCGCATCGACCGGCGCTCCACCTTTGCCCGCATCATGCGCGACATGGGCATCCGGCCGGCCGGCATGAGCAAGTATTGCGTGGGGATGCTGATGTTGCACCGACCCGTGAAACACAACGCTTTCAAACCCGTGCTGCGGATGCTGGAGCGCATCCGGCAGGCGGCCTGACCAACAAGGGACCAGCAGATGAAAGTATTCGGCATGCCGCTCTTCCACCCCGACATGTGGGAGCTGCTCTTCAAGTTCGGCATCAACATCACGGTGCTGTTCATCCTCATCCGGCTCATCTATTACCCCATCCACCGGAAGAAGGACTACCTCTTCACCTACTTCCTGTTCAATGTGCTCATCTTCTTCCTGTGCGTGCTGCTGAACAGCGTGAAACTCAGCATCGGCTTCGCCTTCGGCCTGTTCGCCATCTTCGGCGTGCTGCGCTACCGCACCGAGCAGATCTCCATCAAGGACATGACCTACCTGTTCGCGGTGATCACCATCGCGGTGATCAATTCACTCGCGAGCAAGAAGGTGAGCCTGGCCGAACTGCTGTTCACCGATGGCATGATCCTGCTGGTGACCTTCGCGCTGGAGCATCTCTGGCTCACGCGGCATGAGGCCATGAAGCAGCTGATCTACGAGCGCATCGACCTGATCAAGCCGGCGAACCGCGCGCAGCTCTTCCAGGACCTGCAGCAGCGGCTCGGGGTTAAGGTCTCACGCGTGGAGGTGGGCCGGATCGATCTGCTGCGCGACACGGCCCAGATGCGTGTGTTCTATTACGAGGACGAGCAGGACCACGGCTCCTTCATGGACGCGCCCCGCGACGACGGGGATGACTGAGCGGAGCGCGTTCAGGCGCGGTGCACGAGCGCGATGGCATAGGCGCAGGCGCCTTCCTCGCGGCCCACGAATCCGATCTTCTCGTTGGTGGTGGCCTTGATCCCCACGGCATCATCGCCCACACCCAGGATGGGCGCGATGGCCGCGCGCATGGCCGGCACATGGGGCATGATCTTCGGGCGCTCCATCACCAGCGTGCAGTCCACGTTGCCGACGCGCCAGCCGACCGCGCCGAGCTTGTCCACCACGGCCTTCAGCAGCAGCTTGCTGTCAGCGCCTTTCCAAGCGGGATCGGTGTCGGGGAAGTGCTGGCCTATGTCGCCCATGGCCACGGCTCCCAGCAGCGCATCGCACAAGGCATGCAACAGCACATCGGCATCGGAGTGGCCCAGAAGTCCTTGGTGGTGCGGAATGCGGATCCCCCCGATCCAAAGTTCCCGGCCGTCGGCCAGCCGATGCGTGTCGTAGCCGAAACCGACGCGGAAGTCGGTCATCCCTCCGAAGGCTTCTTCTTGGGTCCCTTCCCGTCGAAACGGAAGCCCAGGGTGAAGCGCAGCGTGTTGGCCAGCGGACTGCGCTGCATGTTGGCGATCAGGTAGCTCAGATCGAGCGAGAAGATGTTGTAGCGCACCCCCGCCCCGATGGTGAAGTACTTGCGGTTGCCCTTGGTATAGTGCTCCCAGAAATAGCCGGTGCGGAAAGCGAATTGGTCCGCGTACCAATACTCAAAACCACCGGCCAGGTTGATCTCGCGCATCTCCTCGCGGAAGCGGCTGCCCGATTCGATCAGGAGGTTGCCGTTGTCATCGTAGTAGACCACGCCCGGGGCGTCGGAGAAGGAACCGAACATGCCGGCCGCCACACCCACGGTGGGGTCCACGCCGCTGGCCACCGCGGGCCGGCCGGTCACGGGGTCGATCACCACGGCGCCATTCTCATCCAGCAGGTACACCGGCGGGGTGGGCACCAGCAGCTTGTTCACATCGAAGGCGAAGGTGATGCTGTTGTACTCGTCGAGGTCCAGTTTGAAGCTGGGGCCCAGACGCAGGTTGATGGGGATGAAGTCCTGCGCGGCGGTCTCCGTGTAGGACATCTTGGCGCCGATGTTCGAGATGTTGATCCCGAAGGCCAGGGTGGCATCGCGCCCGCTCACTTGCATCTCATCATTCACGTAGTAGGCGCTCACATCGGCCGCCACGCTCTGGCCCGCTTTGGAATTGGCGCCCTGCACGCTGATGCCGCCGGTGAGGTTGCTGTTGACGTAGCGGATGGCCACACCACCGGAGACGCGATCGCTGAACTGCTGGGCGAAGGCCAGGTCCACGGCGAACTCGGCCGGCTTGAAGTCCCGGATGGTGGCCCCATTGATATCGGTGAACAGGATGCTGCCCAGGTTGAAATAGCGGAGCGAGCCGCCCACGGCGCTGCGCTTGTTGCTCAGGCGCTTGTAGCCCGCCAGGTAGGCCAGGCTCATGTCGGGCACCAGATTGCGCAGCCAAGGGCTGTAGCTCATGAAGAACTCCCCGTCATTCTCGGCGAAGGCCAGTTTGGCGGGGTTCCAGTGGATGGCATTGGCATCGGGCGAAACGGCCACGCCGGCATCACCCATGCCACCGGCCCGCGAATCAGGGGAAATGATGAGGAAGGGGACCGCCGTGGTGATGGTGTTCAATTGATCGCCGCACTGCTGGCCCGCGGCCTGGAACTGGGGGTCGCAGGGCTGGGCGTGAACAACGGAAGCCGAGGTCCACAGAACAAGCACGAGCAACAGGGGCGCCAGGGGTCGTAAAGCAAGCATCAGCGAAGGGTTCGGGCCGGAAAGGGCCGCAAATATACGCGGCGGGACAGGGGTTTATTGTGCGTATCAGCGCAGGATCACGAGCTTCTCGAACTTCTCGGCACGCTCGCCTTCCGGGGTGACGACGCCCACCCGGTACACATAGACGCCCCGGCCCAGCTTGTCGCCGAAGTCGTCCCGGCCGTCCCAAGGCAGACCTTCGATGCGGTAGCCCTCGCAGGCCAGTTGGCGGCTGATGGTCTTCACCAGCCTGCCCGCCACGGTGAAGACCTGTACCTGCACCTGCAAGGTGGTGCAGGGCCGGTTGTGCTCGAAGAAGAACTCCGTGTAGGTGGTGAAGGGGTTCGGATAGTTGAGCACATGGGCCAGGGCCAATTCCGCGGAGGGCGCCACAACGAACTCCGTGGTGGCCTCGCTGCTGTTGTTGAACACGTCCCAGGCCTTCAGGTGCAGGGTGTGGGGACCATCAGCAAGGTCCTTGAAGCGATACCGCACCGTACCGCTCTTGTAGGTGTCCAGGTCGGCCTCATAGAGGTCGTTGAGCACGATGGCCTGCTCGCTGTTCTCGTTGAGGGTGGCCAGCAGGTCGTGGCCAATGCTGCTGCCCACCGTGTTGATGCCATTGTCATCGAAGAGCTTGGCGAAAAGCAAAGGACTCTCATCGGTCATGCCCCCGCGCACGAAACGGTCATCATTCATGTACAGGTCGATGCGTGGCCCTTCCGCATCCTCGGCCACGTCGCTGGCGGTGCCTCCCACGATGGGGTCGTTGTCGTACCCGCAGGCGTTCTGGTCCCAGCTTTCGGCATAGCAGCTGACACGCCCGGTGCCGAAAGCGTAGTTGATGTCCTTGGGTACCACGAAGGTGAAGTTGAACTCGCCATTGGTCACGGAGGCCTTGCCCCGGTAGATGATGTTCTTGCGGATCTTGAAATCATAGGGCTGACCGCCATCGTTCGCCAGGGTGGCCTGTTGCAGTTCCTTGTCGTACACGGTGGGGATCACCAGACCGTTGAAGCCTGCCAGCGGTTGTCCGCCGCCATCGTCGATGAAGCCCCGGATGCGCACCGTGCTCAAGGCTTTCAGCGTATCCAAGGTGTTCCCCATCGTATCGGTAATGGCGGTGATACGAGCGTCCAGCCGGGGCATGGCCAGGCGCTGGCTGGGGTCGCCCAAGAGGGAGAAGTTGCGGTGGTTCACGCTGTTGGGGCTGGCCGTGGAGATGGCGCGCTTGGTCTCGCGGTAAATGTCGCCCAGCATCTGGGGCCTTCCATCCGGGCCGACCTTGTTGAACACATGGTCGTAGAATTTCTGGCCCAAGGCGAAATTCTCCCCAGCGAAGGCCAGGCGCGTGGTGCTCATCAGGCCGATGCCCCCACCGCCGGGGTTGAGCAGTACATACTCGCCAGCACTGGTGCGCCCCGGATCATCCCAACGGGAGAACTCACAGGTGGCGGTCATGAACAGGGGCAGCCGGTCGCGGTTTGTCCAACCCAGTATGGTGCTGATGTCCAGGATCCGTTCGTGCGCCCAACCCACCTCACCACCGTGGCCGATGTAATTCACCAGCAGCACGCCTTTCTGCACCTTCTCGCGGATGTCCGTATTGGCCTGGGGGTAGCGCTGGCCGCCGGGGGTGCTGATCTGCTGGTAGGCGTCCAGCAGGATCTTGTCCACATTGAAGCAGGGGTGCTCGGTTTCCACCCGGGTGGCGAGGATGTTGCTCTGCGACATGTGTATCCAGCCTTCGAAGGAATCGCCGGTCTGGTCGTCGCTGACGAAGAGCACCTGGGAGCGCCAGTCGGCCATGCCACCATCGCCGGTGGTGGAGCAGACGTCGCCGGTGGCGCTCAGCATCAGCAGGCGGTCATGGTCCAGGATCTTGTCCACCACCTCGCGTGCCTGCTGGGCGGTATGCACGGGCAGCCGACCGATGCCGATATCCACCAGGTCGCCGGAGAACTCCCCCTCATTGGCATCCAGCAGGCCGAAATAGTCGTCCGAGGTGTAAGTCTGTGTGGGCAGTGTGGAGTTCTCGGTCTGGTAGCTGGGAACGAAATTCTGGTTGCTCTCGGCCAGTGAGATGTTGTTGTATGAGCCATCACCGAAGAGCAGCAGGTAGCGCGGCATCAACTCCTCGTCCGTGCCGGCGCGATCGTAAAGCATCCGCATGTAGCGCTTGATCGCCGTGGCGTCGCGGGCGCCCGAACTGAATTCGTTGAAGACCTGTTGCGGGGTCGCGATGCGCACATTGAACCCGTCGTCCACCCGGCGCTGGGCCAGGCGCTGCGCCTGCGCCATGAAGATGGGCGGGCACACGATGACCAGGTCGGTGGGCAGTGCTGTGGCGTGCAGGTCCTGGTTGGTTACGGCACCACGCCCCACCGGCGTGAGATAGCCCGCATCACGGAAGGCGATGAACTCACGAAGCGTGTCGGTGTGAAGCCTGAAGATGGCATTCTGGCCTTCGAGGATGAAGGGCAGGGTACGTACGTTCACCGGGTCGCCGATCTCCCAGATGCGATGCACCGCCTGCGCCTGCTGCACCACGAACTCAGCGATCTCCCCGGTTCCCACCGACGCCAGGTCGCGGAACGCGAGTTGGTCGCCGATCATGCGCAGCTCCCTCCGGCAATTCAAGGACAGGAAGTTCAACCAGGCCACCGAGGTGATCGGATTGAACTTGTTGAAGGTCATCGACACGGGCACTGTGCCGCCCGATGGCGACAAGGTCATCAACTGATTGAAGGGACGCGCGAAAAGTGACGTGTATTGTTCCGGCACGCCCTGCACGTTGAAGGTGTTGTTGAGGGCACCACCGGAGGTAATGGTGAATGAACTGATGTTCTGCTGCCCGATCGTGCGTGCCGCCCCATTGACGATGAGCGTGGCCTCCGCGCCCGGCTCCAGGAAAGGGGTCTCGAAACTGAAATTGTAGGTGGTGACCACGTCGAAATGCTCACCGAAGAAGGTGCGGCCGGACTTGAGCAGATTCACCAGGTCGCGTTCAATGAACTGCCGGTCATCAAAGTTGGTCACCGTGCGTGTGGGCGCTTCATTGGCGAGTGGTACCGTGGTGATGCGCTTGGGCGGGTCGATACCAATGCCGATGAAGTAGCTGGCCGAATCGCTGTAGACGTTCTTGGTGTGCTCGAAGCGGCCGTTCTTCAGGTCCCATCGATTCGGTCCCGAGGCATAGAACAGGATATGGTCTCCAGGACCGAATACCCCATCACCACCGTCCACCACCTCGATCGCGTTCAGCAGCAGGTCCGTTGGCCGATCCACGTTGTTCTGGAAAGGCAGCATGCCGAAGTGGTTGCCATAGACGTTGATCTGGTCCGATGCCAGGCCGTTCACATTCAGCCCCAGGCTGTTCAGGAATTCATAGGTGAGCCGGTACACCCCGTCACGATGCACAGTGAAGCGATACCAGTCCCCTGCGGCCAGCCTGGAGGTCTCGGGGTAGGCCTTCGCCACGCCGTCCTTTGCCATGCCCACCTGCTCCACGATGTCCAGCCGGAAGGAGACCAACTTCTCCAAGCGGCCTGTGGCCGGGTCGCGCCGGAACGGCAGGATGCTGACCATGGCTTGGGGGCGCTTGCGGTACCAACCCAAGTGGGTGAGCACCTCGGGGGCGCTGCCGATGGTGTCGAGCGTGGGCCATTGGCCGCGTTCGGCCATGGTGAGTTGCGCATACTGGGCGTTGCTCAGGTGGGCGGTAAAGCCCGTGGCACCCATGCGCAAGGGCAGGGTCTCCTGATGGAAGGGCAATTCGCCACGCGCACGGTCGATGAAGGCGCCTTGGAAAGTAGAAGGTTGGACAAGCTCCCCTTGGGGCGTGCGTTGTTGGTCCATCGGTGCGGCCTGCCCTCTGACCTGCGGGGTGGCTTCCACAAGCATGGATGTCCATTGGAGCACGCGATCCACACCCACCTGGCCCATGGTGGGAATGTGGATCAGAAGAACGACGAGGAGAACGGCAGCGACGAGGTACCGAGGGCGCGTCATGAACAGGGATGAACAGGTTATCAACAGTTCGGGCCAAAGTACTACCTTCGGCCCTTGCGTAATTGGAACACCCGACGAACGGTCTTGGATCGCCCTTATTGCCAAGACCTTCGGGGCAACCGTTATGCAGGGGGATCCGTATACTTGGCGCTGGCTCCATAGCCTAGATCGATCGAGAGCATGATGGAATGGACCATTCGGCGTGCGGCCATGGGCCTTGCACTGGGGGTGATCGTTGGCCTGCACGCGGGTGCTCAGGATCCGCAGTTCACGCAGTTCTACGCCAATCCCTTGTACCTGAATCCCGCGTTCGCGGGCACCGCCCGTTGCCCGCGGGTGGTGATGAACTACCGCAACCAATGGCCGGCGCTCACGGGGACCTTCGTCACCACCAGCGCCAGCTACGACCAGCATGTGGATGGCATGATGGGCGGCCTTGGTCTGTTGGTCACCCACGACCAGGCCGGCAAGGGCACCCTCAACACCACCACGGTCAGTGGCATCTACTCCTACCAGCAGGCCATTTCGCGCAAGTTCTCCATGAAGGTGGGCTTCCAGGCCACCTACTTCCAGAAATCGCTCGACTGGAGCAAGCTCACCTTCGGCGACCAGATCGACCCGCGCCGGGGCTTCATCTACAACACCAATGACGTGCCCCGTGGCGGCTCCATCGGCAATGCGGACTTCAGCGCCGGGGTGCTGGGATACAGCGATGTGTTCTTCGTGGGCTTCGCCGCGCACCATCTCACCGAACCCAACGAATCGTTGATCGTGGGCACCAGCAAACTGCCCATGAAACTCACCGGCCACGCCGGCGCCGCTATCCCGGTGGGCATGCGCGGGAAGTATGGTGATGCCCGCACCCGCATCTCCCCGAACATACTTTATCAGCAGCAGGCGGCGTTTCGCCAGTTGAACCTGGGCCTCTACGTGGACCATGGTCCGATCACGGCGGGGGTCTGGTACCGGACCCGCGATGCCTTCATCGCCTTGATCGGCTTCCAAACCGAGAAGTTCAAGTTCGGCTACAGCTATGATGTGACCACTTCGCGCCTGACCACGGCCACCGCAGGTAGCCATGAGATCAGCGTGCAACTGCTCTTCAACTGCAAACCCAAGTCGAGAAGGTTCCGGGTCGTAGCCTGCCCCACCTTCTGAACCAGTCCAAGCCACGAATCCCTGAAAGGACCATGAGCCTCGCAAGGAATATCGCCATCATCACCGCCTGCGGCGCGCTGCTCAGCGCCTGCCAGTTCGAGAAAAGCGGTGCCACCGGGTGGAACTACAACGACTCCAAGAACGGCGGCTTCGAGAAGGTCGGATTCGAGGAGCAGGAGAATGGCCCCGGCCTCGTGCTGATCGAGGGCGGCCAGTTCACCATGGGCCGTGTCACCGACGATCTGCGGCACGAGTGGGACAACGTGCCACGCACCGTCACGGTGTCCTCTTATTACATGGATGAAGTGGAGGTGACCAACTTCTTCTGGCTCGAGTATCTCTATTGGCTCGAGCGCGTCTTCGCGGCCGACTACCCGGAGATCCACAAAAAGGCCCTGCCCGACACCCTGGTCTGGCGCAGCAAGCTGGCCTTCAACGAACCCTACGTGGAATACTACCTGCGCCACCCGGCCTACCGCGACTACCCCGTGGTGGGCGTGAACTGGCTGCAGGCGAACGACTACTGCGCCTGGCGCACAGACCGCGTGAACGAGATCATCCTCATCCGCGAGGGGCTGTTCGAGCACTACCCCAACCAGATCAACGAGGACCACTTTACCACGGACTCCTATCTGGCCGGACAGTACGAGAGTGGCAAGAAGGTGGACGGTGTGACGGACTTCAACCCCAACCGTGACACGCGCAACATCAAGATGGAGGACGGCGTGCTGCTCCCCCGTTACCGCCTTCCCACCGAGGCCGAGTGGGAATACGCCGCGTACGGTCTGGTGGGCAATACGGTGGACGAGCGCATCATCGAGCGGCGCATCTACCCTTGGAACGGCCATTGGGTGCGTTACGACAGCCGCAAGAAAGGCGGCGCCTTCTTCGGCGATTTCCGCGGCAATTTCATGCGCGGCCGTGGCGATTACATGGGCGTGGCGGGCAGCCTGAACGACAATGCCGACGTGACGGCACCCGTCTACTCCTACTGGCCCAATGATTACGGCCTCTACAACATGGCCGGCAACGTGAGCGAATGGGTGATGGACGTGTACCGCCACCTGAGCCCGGAGGACAAGGACGACTTCCGCCCCTTCCGAGGCAACGTGTTCAAGACCAAGGTGCTCAACAGTGACGGCGTGGTGCAGGACAAGCACGACCTGGTGAACTACGACGTGGACGGCATCAAGTATTACCTCACCGAGTTCCAGACGCTGATGCAGGGCCGCGCCACGGATGAGGAGGCCCAACTCATCGACGACCTGCTGGAGCAGGCGGAACAGGCCATCGACTTCAAGAACACCCGCAAGCACGACGCCGCCATGCAGCGCGTGCAGGACATGGTGGACAACATCAAGAGCAAGGACCTGGACATCTGCCCGAAGCTTCTGAGCGGCATCAGCGACTACCAGTCCGACCAGCCGGGTGACGTGCGCTGGCGGAACGTTTCGGTGGAGGAGAACATCGACCGCCGCAACTACCGGAATTCAGACAACATCAACTTCCGCGACGGCGACGTGGAGAGCAGCATCTATTTCGACCAGGCCGATTTCGAGGGCAATCCGATGTACGACTGGGGCAAGACCTCCTTGCTCAACGACCGCAGCCGCGTGTACAAGGGCGCCTCCTGGGCAGACCGCATCTACTGGGCCAACCCCGGCACACGCCGCCACCTGGACGAGCGCCAAAGCACGGCCACCATCGGTTTCCGTTGCGCCATGACCCGCGTGGGCAGCCCACGGGGACTCAACGACTCCAAGCGTCGCGACAAGCTCAAGCGCTGAGCACGCACCGCGATCTACTTTCGAGCCCCCGGCCCATCCGCCGGGGGTTCTTGCATGGATGACCACCATTGAACAGATCCACAAGGCCTTCCTCGGCTCCAGTGGAGCCTGCACGGATACGCGGGACATCGCGGAGGGCGTTCTCTTCTTCGCCCTGAAGGGGCAGCGATTCGATGCCAACGCATTCGCGGCGGAAGCGCTCGGCAAGGGAGCCCGCCAGGTGGTGGTGGACGACCCGCAGGTGGTGCGCGATGAGCGGTACCTGCTGGTGCCCAACGTGCTCGTGGCACTGCAGGAACTCGGACGTCATCATCGCCGCACCTTCAACATCCCGGTGATCGGCATTACGGGCAGCAACGGCAAGACCACCACCAAGGAGCTGCTGCACGCCGTGCTGGCCGTGGACCGACCCACGCTGGCCACCACGGGCAACCTGAACAACCACATCGGGGTGCCGCTCACCCTGTTGGGACTCACCGGGGAGCACCGGATCGCCATCATCGAGATGGGCGCCAACAAGCCGGGTGACATCGCCGAATTGGCGGCCATCGCGGAACCGACGCACGCGCTGATCACCAACATCGGACGCGCGCATCTGGAAGGCTTCGGTGGCCTCGAGGGGGTTGTGCGCACGAAGACCGAACTCTACGCGCACATCAAAGCACATGGTGGCCAGCTCTTCGTGAATGCGGACGACGGCCTGCTGATGGAGAAGAGCGCCGGTCTGCGCAGGGCCACCTACGGCACCACCCCGAAGGCGGACACCTCCGGCGCACTGGTCGGCGAAGGTCCCTTCATGGAACTCGTATTCGCAGGCCGCGATGGCCGTGCGTACCATGTGGCCACCCGCCTCATCGGCGACTACAACCTGCCGAACGCCTTGGCCGCGGTCGCCATCGGGCAGTACTTCGGTGTGGCCGACGACCGTATCGCCGAAGCCTTGGCGGCCTATGTGCCGGGCAACAACCGGTCGGAGTTCCGCGATACCGGCCGCAACCAATTGGTGATGGATGCCTACAACGCCAACCCCACCAGCATGGCGGCGGCGCTGAGGAACCTCGCGGCCATGCGCAGCGACCGGCCCAAGCTGGCCATCCTGGGCGACATGCTGGAACTGGGCGCGGACAGTGCCCGGGAACATGAAGCCATCGTTGCACTGGTCAAGGACCTCGGCCTTGCCGCACGCTTCGTGGGACCGGAATTCCAGCTCCGCACCAAGGAACTGTCCTACCCCGATGCCGCATCACTGCTGGGATCCCTGAATAAGGAACCCCTCACCGGGCACCTGGTGTTGGTGAAGGGATCGCGGGGGATCAGGCTGGAGGCGGTGGTGGAAGCCCTTTAGCCCTTCAGCACATTCCTGCTGATCACGATGCGCTGCACTTCGCTGGTGCCCTCGTAGATCTGGGTGATCTTGGCATCGCGCATCAGGCGCTCCACGTGGTACTCCTTCACATAGCCGTAGCCACCATGCACCTGCACGGCCTCCACGGTGGTCTTCATGGCCACTTCACTGGCGAAGACCTTGGCCATGGCGCTGGCCTGATCGTAGTTCAGGTGCTGGTCCTTCAGCCAGGCGGCCTTGAGGCATAAGAGCCGGGCGGCTTCGATCTCGGTGGCCATGTCGGCCAGCTTGAAGGCGATGGCCTGGTGCTCGCTGATCGGCTTGCCGAAGGCTTTGCGCTCCTTGCTGTAGGCCAGCGCCAGTTCGTAGGCGCCACTGGCGATGCCCAGGGCCTGCGAGGCGATGCCGATGCGACCACCACTCAAGGTCTTCATGGCGAAGGTGAAGCCGAAGCCATCCTCCCCGATGCGGTTCTCCTTGGGCACCTTCACATCCTGGAACATCAGGGTGTGTGTGTCGCTGCCGCGGATGCCGAGTTTGTCCTCCTTGGGACCCACCACGAAACCGGGCATGCCCTTCTCCACGATCAGGCAGTTGATCCCTTTGTGCTTCTTGGCCGCATCCGTCTGGGCCATCACCAGGTAGGTGCTGGCCGTGCCCCCGTTGGTGATCCAGTTCTTGGTGCCGTTCAGCAGGTAGTGGTCGCCCATGTCGATGGCCGTGGTGCGCTGGCTGGTGGCATCGCTGCCGGCCTCGGGCTCGCTCAGGCAGAACGCGCCGATCTTCTCCCCCTTGGCCAGGGGCACCAAGTACTTCTGCTTCTGCGCCTCGTTGCCATAGGTCTCCAGGCCCCAGCACACCAAGCTGTTGTTTACGCTCACCACCACGCTGGCACTGGCGTCCACCTTGCTCAACTCCTCCATCACCAGCACATAGCTGATGGTGTCCATGCCGCCACCGCCGTACTTGGGGTCCACCATCATGCCCAGGAAGCCGAGCTCGCCGAGCTGCTTGATCTCCTCCGCCGGGAAGCGCTGCTCACGATCGCGCTCGATCACACCCGGCTTCAGCACATTCTGGGCGAAGTCGCGGGCGGCGTCGCGGGCCGCGATCTGTTCCTCGGAGAGTTCGAAGTTGAGGCCTTGGAGGGTGGCGGTGTCTTGCATGGTATGGGTCGCTTGAGGCAGGGATCGCGAAGGTA is a window from the Flavobacteriales bacterium genome containing:
- the murF gene encoding UDP-N-acetylmuramoyl-tripeptide--D-alanyl-D-alanine ligase, whose translation is MTTIEQIHKAFLGSSGACTDTRDIAEGVLFFALKGQRFDANAFAAEALGKGARQVVVDDPQVVRDERYLLVPNVLVALQELGRHHRRTFNIPVIGITGSNGKTTTKELLHAVLAVDRPTLATTGNLNNHIGVPLTLLGLTGEHRIAIIEMGANKPGDIAELAAIAEPTHALITNIGRAHLEGFGGLEGVVRTKTELYAHIKAHGGQLFVNADDGLLMEKSAGLRRATYGTTPKADTSGALVGEGPFMELVFAGRDGRAYHVATRLIGDYNLPNALAAVAIGQYFGVADDRIAEALAAYVPGNNRSEFRDTGRNQLVMDAYNANPTSMAAALRNLAAMRSDRPKLAILGDMLELGADSAREHEAIVALVKDLGLAARFVGPEFQLRTKELSYPDAASLLGSLNKEPLTGHLVLVKGSRGIRLEAVVEAL
- a CDS encoding SUMF1/EgtB/PvdO family nonheme iron enzyme, encoding MSLARNIAIITACGALLSACQFEKSGATGWNYNDSKNGGFEKVGFEEQENGPGLVLIEGGQFTMGRVTDDLRHEWDNVPRTVTVSSYYMDEVEVTNFFWLEYLYWLERVFAADYPEIHKKALPDTLVWRSKLAFNEPYVEYYLRHPAYRDYPVVGVNWLQANDYCAWRTDRVNEIILIREGLFEHYPNQINEDHFTTDSYLAGQYESGKKVDGVTDFNPNRDTRNIKMEDGVLLPRYRLPTEAEWEYAAYGLVGNTVDERIIERRIYPWNGHWVRYDSRKKGGAFFGDFRGNFMRGRGDYMGVAGSLNDNADVTAPVYSYWPNDYGLYNMAGNVSEWVMDVYRHLSPEDKDDFRPFRGNVFKTKVLNSDGVVQDKHDLVNYDVDGIKYYLTEFQTLMQGRATDEEAQLIDDLLEQAEQAIDFKNTRKHDAAMQRVQDMVDNIKSKDLDICPKLLSGISDYQSDQPGDVRWRNVSVEENIDRRNYRNSDNINFRDGDVESSIYFDQADFEGNPMYDWGKTSLLNDRSRVYKGASWADRIYWANPGTRRHLDERQSTATIGFRCAMTRVGSPRGLNDSKRRDKLKR
- a CDS encoding acyl-CoA dehydrogenase family protein — encoded protein: MQDTATLQGLNFELSEEQIAARDAARDFAQNVLKPGVIERDREQRFPAEEIKQLGELGFLGMMVDPKYGGGGMDTISYVLVMEELSKVDASASVVVSVNNSLVCWGLETYGNEAQKQKYLVPLAKGEKIGAFCLSEPEAGSDATSQRTTAIDMGDHYLLNGTKNWITNGGTASTYLVMAQTDAAKKHKGINCLIVEKGMPGFVVGPKEDKLGIRGSDTHTLMFQDVKVPKENRIGEDGFGFTFAMKTLSGGRIGIASQALGIASGAYELALAYSKERKAFGKPISEHQAIAFKLADMATEIEAARLLCLKAAWLKDQHLNYDQASAMAKVFASEVAMKTTVEAVQVHGGYGYVKEYHVERLMRDAKITQIYEGTSEVQRIVISRNVLKG